The Chryseobacterium aureum genome contains a region encoding:
- a CDS encoding vWA domain-containing protein, whose protein sequence is MENNHIDQQFNEASRLSEEPAVFPGFEKVWEKIEEKLDKKEEKKRMIPLWLPYGIAASLVIGMGAFYFMNKKESAELLKPVIAENTTSRGPITESDIAKIDRTIKENIRKEELPVTVPNPIAHQSPPVVITEPYKPYPTCSLPRPIEAPDRIVSSVPRIYKDTLQTKQIEEVVVMGYSKGIKRKEVSASNTITSTVSNVPQSATYSSLQGSVAGVRINGSGNQGSNIAPGYINIKNQLVIRGAASVKPENKALFVLNGIVRSEEEFRKLDPNKIENINVLKGNSATAIYGSKAANGVIVVTTKDLSRRERKKLKKLQEEISKQKQITPVTQNNESYDAFVENPFELTQNQPLSTFSIDVDNASYSNVRRMINNGQAVDKNAVRIEEMVNYFKYDYPQPKNGDPFSINTEYSDSPWNPDHKLLKIGLQGKNIPMDNLPASNLVFLIDVSGSMNEENKLPLLKSSFKVLLNQLRPKDKVGIVVYAGSAGMVLPPTSAAEKDKITEALDRLQAGGSTAGGAGIELAYKLATENFVKDGNNRVIIATDGDFNVGTSSTSDLKTLIEDKRKSGVFLTCLGFGMGNYKDNTLETLADKGNGNYAYIDNMQEAHKFLGKEFAGSMYAIAKDVKIQIEFNPEYVHSYRLIGYENRKLKNEDFTNDKIDAGELGSGHTVTALYEVIPAGIQSKFTPKESNLKYTRNSSKGFGEELATIKFRYKKPDGDTSREISQVVKNADSRISSSSPDFKFASSVAWFGLVLRNSELITRKDLSGIENLARQGKSKDEEGYRSEFIRLIESYKTIQK, encoded by the coding sequence ATGGAAAATAATCATATAGATCAACAATTCAATGAAGCGTCCAGGCTTTCAGAAGAACCAGCCGTTTTTCCTGGTTTTGAGAAAGTATGGGAAAAAATTGAAGAGAAACTAGATAAAAAAGAAGAGAAAAAGAGAATGATTCCCCTTTGGCTGCCGTATGGTATTGCTGCAAGTCTTGTGATTGGTATGGGAGCATTTTATTTTATGAATAAAAAGGAATCTGCTGAACTGCTAAAGCCTGTGATAGCTGAAAATACAACATCAAGGGGCCCGATTACCGAATCTGATATTGCAAAAATTGACCGTACCATCAAAGAAAATATCAGGAAAGAAGAATTGCCTGTAACTGTTCCTAATCCTATAGCACATCAGTCTCCGCCTGTTGTAATAACAGAACCTTATAAGCCTTATCCTACTTGCAGCTTACCAAGACCCATTGAAGCTCCGGATAGAATAGTTTCATCTGTACCCCGAATATATAAGGATACCTTACAGACAAAACAGATTGAAGAGGTTGTAGTGATGGGATATTCAAAAGGGATTAAAAGAAAAGAAGTATCAGCTTCCAATACAATTACCAGTACGGTCAGTAATGTACCACAGTCTGCAACGTATTCCTCATTGCAGGGATCTGTTGCGGGAGTTCGGATCAATGGATCAGGAAATCAGGGGAGCAATATCGCTCCAGGATATATTAATATTAAAAATCAGCTGGTGATCAGAGGAGCAGCGTCTGTAAAACCGGAAAATAAAGCTTTGTTTGTTCTCAACGGGATCGTAAGATCAGAGGAGGAATTCAGAAAATTAGATCCAAACAAAATTGAAAATATTAATGTTCTGAAAGGAAATTCTGCTACAGCAATCTACGGAAGTAAAGCAGCAAATGGAGTCATTGTAGTGACTACCAAAGATCTTTCCAGAAGAGAAAGAAAAAAACTGAAAAAGCTGCAGGAGGAAATCAGTAAACAGAAACAGATTACCCCGGTTACTCAAAATAATGAAAGCTATGATGCTTTTGTTGAAAACCCTTTTGAGTTGACACAAAACCAGCCTTTATCTACCTTCTCTATTGACGTTGATAACGCTTCCTATTCCAATGTAAGAAGAATGATCAATAATGGGCAGGCAGTGGATAAAAATGCCGTAAGAATAGAAGAAATGGTTAATTATTTTAAATATGATTATCCTCAGCCTAAAAACGGAGATCCTTTTTCAATCAATACGGAATACAGCGACTCCCCATGGAATCCTGACCATAAACTGCTTAAGATAGGACTTCAGGGAAAAAATATTCCGATGGATAACTTGCCTGCTTCGAATCTTGTCTTTCTTATTGATGTATCAGGGTCAATGAATGAAGAAAATAAACTACCATTATTGAAATCTTCCTTTAAAGTACTGTTGAATCAGCTCAGACCCAAAGATAAAGTAGGAATTGTAGTGTATGCAGGAAGTGCAGGAATGGTTTTGCCACCTACTTCAGCAGCAGAAAAAGATAAAATTACTGAAGCTTTGGATCGTCTTCAGGCAGGAGGAAGTACAGCTGGAGGAGCCGGGATTGAGCTGGCTTATAAGCTGGCTACGGAAAATTTTGTAAAAGATGGTAATAACCGTGTCATTATTGCAACAGACGGAGATTTTAATGTAGGAACTTCTTCCACTTCAGATCTTAAAACATTGATTGAAGATAAAAGGAAATCAGGCGTTTTCCTTACCTGTTTAGGCTTTGGAATGGGCAATTATAAAGACAATACGCTGGAAACCCTTGCTGATAAAGGAAATGGAAATTACGCTTATATCGATAATATGCAGGAAGCCCATAAGTTTCTGGGGAAAGAATTTGCAGGAAGCATGTATGCCATTGCCAAAGATGTAAAGATCCAGATTGAATTTAATCCCGAATATGTACACTCATACCGTTTGATTGGTTACGAGAACAGAAAGCTGAAGAATGAGGATTTTACCAATGATAAAATAGATGCAGGGGAACTGGGAAGCGGGCATACCGTTACCGCTTTGTATGAAGTGATTCCTGCCGGCATACAATCAAAGTTTACCCCTAAAGAAAGTAATCTGAAATATACCCGCAATTCGTCGAAGGGCTTTGGAGAAGAACTGGCAACGATAAAGTTCAGGTATAAAAAACCTGACGGGGACACCAGCCGGGAAATAAGCCAGGTAGTTAAAAATGCAGACAGCAGAATATCCTCATCAAGTCCGGATTTTAAATTTGCTTCTTCCGTAGCATGGTTCGGCTTGGTACTGAGAAACTCGGAACTGATTACCAGAAAAGATCTTTCCGGTATTGAAAACCTGGCCAGACAGGGCAAAAGTAAAGACGAAGAAGGATACCGTTCAGAATTTATAAGGCTGATAGAGAGCTATAAAACAATTCAGAAGTGA
- a CDS encoding NADH:flavin oxidoreductase, translating into MSTSSLFKPFQYKNLQLKNRIVMAPMTRAQSDNGVPTQNIADYYGRRAASEVGLILSEGTVINRPGSKNMQNIPDFYGTEALNGWKNVIDTVHQNGGKMGPQIWHVGDTRMSEDYPLVPMEKASTMTIEDIQDTIAQFAASAKSAKDLGFDCIEIHGAHGYLIDQFFWEVTNTRTDEYGGKTLKERSRFAVDVVKAIRAAVGEDFTIIIRLSQWKQQDYKTRLAFTPNEMEEWLLPLKEAGVDIFHCSQRRFWEPEFEGSDLNFAGWAKKITGQPTITVGSVGLSGDFLNAFAGQGTEKTDLTELIRRLDHEEFDLVAVGRAILQDHQWVQKIKDGNTEALLDFSAESMNVLF; encoded by the coding sequence ATGAGCACATCATCATTATTTAAACCGTTTCAATACAAAAATTTACAGCTTAAAAATAGAATTGTAATGGCTCCTATGACCAGAGCTCAATCTGACAATGGAGTTCCTACACAGAATATCGCAGACTATTACGGAAGAAGAGCCGCTTCAGAAGTAGGATTGATTCTTTCTGAGGGAACTGTGATTAACAGACCGGGATCAAAAAACATGCAGAATATTCCGGACTTCTATGGAACAGAAGCGCTGAACGGATGGAAAAATGTTATTGATACCGTTCATCAGAATGGAGGAAAAATGGGTCCTCAGATCTGGCACGTGGGGGATACAAGAATGTCTGAAGACTATCCTTTGGTTCCTATGGAAAAAGCTTCCACCATGACCATTGAAGATATTCAGGATACAATTGCACAGTTTGCAGCATCTGCAAAATCTGCAAAAGATCTTGGTTTCGACTGTATAGAAATTCATGGGGCACACGGATACCTGATCGACCAGTTTTTCTGGGAAGTTACCAATACAAGAACTGACGAATATGGTGGTAAAACATTAAAAGAAAGAAGCAGATTTGCCGTTGATGTCGTAAAAGCGATCAGAGCAGCTGTAGGAGAGGACTTTACCATTATCATCCGTCTTTCACAATGGAAACAGCAGGATTATAAAACCAGACTGGCATTTACCCCAAATGAAATGGAAGAATGGCTATTGCCACTAAAAGAAGCCGGTGTGGATATTTTCCACTGTTCGCAACGCCGCTTCTGGGAGCCCGAATTTGAAGGTTCTGACTTAAATTTTGCAGGATGGGCTAAAAAAATTACCGGACAGCCAACCATTACCGTAGGTTCTGTAGGCTTAAGCGGGGATTTCCTTAATGCTTTTGCAGGGCAGGGAACAGAAAAAACAGATCTTACAGAACTGATCAGAAGACTTGATCATGAAGAATTTGATCTTGTTGCGGTAGGAAGAGCTATTTTGCAGGATCACCAGTGGGTACAGAAGATCAAGGACGGCAATACAGAAGCTCTTCTGGACTTTTCAGCAGAAAGTATGAACGTTTTATTTTAA
- a CDS encoding bacteriocin-like protein → MKNLRKLVKADLKKINGGNAPECPEGSTACYIPGSNGIPPRWRCVPDSVGCP, encoded by the coding sequence ATGAAAAATCTAAGAAAATTAGTAAAAGCGGACCTAAAGAAAATTAATGGAGGGAATGCTCCGGAGTGTCCTGAAGGAAGTACGGCTTGCTATATTCCCGGCAGTAATGGCATTCCGCCACGCTGGAGATGTGTTCCGGATTCTGTAGGGTGTCCATAA
- a CDS encoding carboxymuconolactone decarboxylase family protein, protein MNYKDIAKETIGNLYRAHNSIRKSGIDEKLIALVELRVSQINGCAYCCSYHAKELSDFGFEQDVINRLPGWKHIHAFNDQQKLVLAWAEALTYSKDDWEDTKAKLIKHFTEREIVELTASITLMNTLNKLRITLAEED, encoded by the coding sequence ATGAATTACAAAGACATTGCAAAAGAAACCATTGGAAATCTGTATAGAGCCCACAACAGCATCAGAAAATCCGGTATTGATGAAAAACTGATTGCTTTGGTGGAGCTGCGTGTTTCTCAAATCAATGGTTGTGCCTATTGCTGCAGCTATCACGCTAAAGAACTCTCTGATTTTGGCTTTGAACAGGATGTCATTAACAGGCTTCCGGGTTGGAAACATATCCATGCCTTCAATGATCAGCAAAAGCTTGTTTTAGCATGGGCAGAAGCTCTTACGTACAGCAAAGATGATTGGGAAGATACTAAAGCAAAACTTATAAAGCATTTTACAGAAAGAGAAATTGTGGAGCTTACGGCAAGTATTACGCTAATGAATACGTTGAATAAATTAAGAATTACTTTAGCAGAAGAAGATTAA
- a CDS encoding C1 family peptidase, whose protein sequence is MKNAKIASLLFVLSAGSMMFAQDDLINKLKNNHSQNANFQFTTLKDVGATSVKNQGSSGTCWSYSGNSFLESEMQRMGKKPVDLAEIFTARNSYHDKAKLYVLNNGAISWGDGGELHDVINMYKKYGAVPQDVYTGLKSGQTTNNFKEMQGKLKPVLDSLVQASSKGKLTDNWMDSVDAVLDEYLGKVPANFTYEGKNYTPKTFAKEVVGINPEDYVELSSYKDYPYFQKFVVPIPDNWSHDSDWNVPMKDLTAIIDNAVSKGYSVGWATDVSEPYFSYKNGVAYVPDMDLDQITAENKQTLFTEPKKDKTITEDMRQKALNNLSTTDDHGMHIVGLAKDQTGKEYYMVKNSWGVTNDFAGYIYVTRPYVEYKSTAILVHKNAIPKSILKQLKPTKNIGL, encoded by the coding sequence ATGAAAAATGCCAAAATTGCATCATTACTTTTTGTTTTGTCTGCAGGAAGTATGATGTTTGCCCAAGATGACTTAATCAACAAGTTAAAAAACAACCACTCACAAAATGCTAATTTCCAGTTCACAACACTAAAAGATGTTGGTGCTACTTCGGTAAAGAACCAGGGGTCTTCAGGAACTTGCTGGAGCTACTCAGGAAACTCTTTCCTTGAATCTGAAATGCAGAGAATGGGCAAAAAACCTGTAGATCTTGCTGAAATCTTTACAGCAAGAAACTCTTACCACGACAAAGCAAAATTATATGTTTTGAATAATGGCGCTATCAGTTGGGGTGACGGAGGAGAACTTCACGATGTAATCAACATGTACAAGAAGTATGGCGCGGTTCCTCAGGACGTTTATACAGGGTTAAAATCCGGACAGACTACGAATAACTTCAAAGAAATGCAGGGAAAACTGAAGCCGGTTCTTGACAGCCTGGTTCAGGCTTCCTCAAAAGGAAAACTGACAGATAACTGGATGGATTCTGTAGATGCCGTTCTGGATGAATATTTAGGAAAGGTACCTGCTAACTTCACGTATGAAGGGAAAAACTACACTCCGAAAACGTTTGCGAAGGAAGTGGTAGGAATTAATCCTGAAGATTATGTGGAATTATCTTCTTATAAAGATTATCCTTATTTCCAGAAATTTGTAGTTCCGATTCCTGACAACTGGAGCCATGATTCTGACTGGAATGTTCCGATGAAAGATCTTACAGCAATTATTGATAATGCAGTAAGCAAAGGATATTCTGTAGGTTGGGCAACTGACGTTTCTGAGCCTTATTTTTCTTACAAAAACGGGGTAGCTTACGTTCCTGATATGGATCTTGATCAGATTACCGCAGAAAATAAGCAGACTTTGTTTACAGAACCTAAGAAAGACAAAACCATTACTGAGGATATGCGTCAGAAAGCGTTAAACAACCTTTCTACAACAGATGACCACGGTATGCACATCGTAGGTCTGGCCAAAGACCAGACTGGTAAAGAATATTATATGGTGAAAAATTCATGGGGTGTAACCAATGATTTCGCCGGATATATTTACGTAACAAGACCATATGTAGAGTACAAATCCACGGCAATTCTTGTTCACAAAAATGCGATCCCGAAAAGCATTTTAAAACAGTTAAAGCCAACCAAAAATATTGGTTTATAG
- a CDS encoding winged helix-turn-helix transcriptional regulator has protein sequence MKKNELMQYSCPLGKAMAALGSKWKPIIVLVIKDRKLRFGELAVRINVISRKVLTDQLREMETDGLVIREEFKELPPRVEYSLTEKGLALLPILYLLEEWEAKYQVKGQHKDKDCVFLNEDVKNKKAVNV, from the coding sequence ATGAAAAAGAATGAATTAATGCAATACAGCTGCCCTCTGGGCAAAGCAATGGCCGCTTTGGGAAGCAAATGGAAGCCTATCATTGTTCTTGTTATTAAAGACAGGAAGTTGCGTTTCGGGGAACTGGCAGTACGCATTAATGTCATTTCCAGAAAAGTACTTACCGATCAGCTGAGAGAAATGGAAACTGATGGACTGGTTATCCGTGAAGAGTTTAAAGAGCTTCCGCCACGTGTGGAATATTCACTTACAGAAAAAGGTTTGGCTTTGCTGCCTATTCTCTATTTGCTGGAAGAATGGGAAGCAAAATATCAGGTGAAAGGGCAGCATAAAGATAAAGACTGTGTTTTCCTGAATGAAGATGTCAAAAATAAAAAGGCGGTCAATGTTTGA
- a CDS encoding alpha-ketoacid dehydrogenase subunit alpha/beta, producing the protein MQTTYIETQQISFQDFKNQILEDYRLGRISREMSYLGRREVLTGKAKFGIFGDGKELPQLAMAKVFRNGDFRSGYYRDQTFALAIDALTVESFFAQMYADTSVEREPASAGRQMNGHFATRSLNEDGSWKDLTAQKNISSDISPTAGQMPRLLGLAQASTIYKSVKFDGSEKFSREGKEIAFGTIGDASTAEGHFWETLNAACALQVPMIVSIWDDGYGISVPTKNQRAKADISEMLSGFQRKDGENQGCEIIQVKAWDYPALLDAYAKAEHFARTESVPVVVHVIDVTQPQGHSTSGSHERYKNEERLAWEAEYDGLAKFKEWILNYSIEIDGKEEVIATAEELEAIDEEAKKAAKTGQKAAWENYQKSISELIQSILPLVENLKGQNAELETYIANFNKLVSKAKKDIFHLVRKTLLATRGTNSAERTQLMQKYNEVAAVEKDNYSSHLYSQSQWKAENIQEIKPVYSDSSEDVDGRVVIRNNFDKIFEKYPETLIFGEDTGNIGDVNQGLEGMQEKYGALRIADTGIREATILGQGIGMAMRGLRPIAEIQYLDYVLYCLQGMSDDLATVHYRTKGGQKAPLIIRTRGHRLEGIWHSGSPMAGILNLSKGILVLVPRNLTKAAGFYNTMLQTDEPAIIVECLNGYRLKEKQPDNLGEFTVPVGKIEVTKEGKDVTLVTYGSTWRIVTEAANELEKLGISAEVIDIQSLIPFDLSHEIAESVKKTNRLVVIDEDVEGGTTGFILQQILEKQKAFRYLDSDPLTISANDHRPAYASDGDYFSKPSTDDMVEKIYAMFNETNPQKYPAIF; encoded by the coding sequence ATGCAAACAACCTATATTGAAACACAGCAAATATCCTTTCAAGATTTTAAAAATCAGATACTTGAAGACTACAGGTTAGGAAGGATCTCTCGTGAAATGTCTTATCTCGGAAGGAGAGAAGTACTTACGGGTAAAGCTAAATTCGGAATTTTTGGGGATGGAAAAGAACTTCCTCAGCTTGCAATGGCGAAAGTTTTCAGAAATGGAGACTTCCGTTCAGGATATTATAGAGACCAGACTTTTGCATTGGCAATAGATGCCTTAACAGTAGAAAGTTTCTTTGCACAGATGTATGCGGATACCAGCGTGGAAAGAGAGCCTGCTTCAGCGGGAAGACAGATGAACGGGCATTTCGCAACAAGAAGTTTAAATGAAGACGGAAGCTGGAAAGATTTGACAGCTCAGAAAAATATTTCTTCCGATATTTCTCCTACAGCGGGGCAGATGCCAAGATTATTGGGATTAGCCCAGGCTTCTACTATTTATAAAAGTGTAAAATTTGACGGATCAGAAAAATTCTCAAGAGAAGGAAAAGAAATTGCTTTCGGAACTATTGGGGATGCTTCTACAGCAGAAGGACACTTCTGGGAGACTCTGAATGCTGCATGTGCGCTTCAGGTTCCTATGATTGTTTCTATCTGGGATGACGGATATGGAATTTCAGTTCCTACAAAGAACCAGAGAGCAAAAGCTGACATCAGCGAGATGCTGAGCGGTTTCCAGAGAAAAGACGGAGAAAACCAGGGATGTGAGATTATCCAGGTGAAAGCCTGGGATTATCCGGCATTATTGGATGCATATGCTAAAGCAGAACATTTTGCAAGAACAGAAAGCGTACCGGTAGTAGTGCACGTGATTGATGTTACCCAGCCTCAGGGACACTCTACATCCGGATCTCACGAAAGATATAAAAACGAAGAACGTCTTGCCTGGGAAGCCGAGTATGACGGACTGGCAAAATTCAAAGAATGGATCCTGAACTATTCTATCGAAATTGATGGAAAAGAAGAAGTAATTGCCACTGCTGAAGAATTGGAAGCTATAGATGAAGAAGCGAAAAAAGCTGCCAAAACAGGTCAGAAAGCTGCATGGGAAAACTATCAGAAATCGATCTCAGAGCTTATTCAGTCTATTTTACCTTTGGTGGAAAATCTTAAAGGTCAGAATGCTGAATTGGAAACGTATATTGCTAACTTCAATAAACTGGTTTCGAAAGCTAAAAAAGATATTTTCCATCTGGTAAGAAAAACTTTACTGGCAACAAGAGGGACCAACTCTGCAGAAAGAACTCAGCTGATGCAGAAATACAATGAAGTAGCTGCGGTGGAAAAAGACAACTATTCTTCCCATTTATATTCTCAGTCTCAATGGAAGGCGGAAAACATTCAGGAGATCAAACCTGTTTATTCTGACAGTTCTGAAGACGTAGACGGAAGAGTAGTGATCAGAAACAATTTTGACAAGATTTTTGAAAAATATCCTGAAACCCTGATCTTTGGAGAAGATACCGGAAATATCGGTGACGTGAACCAGGGGCTGGAAGGAATGCAGGAAAAATACGGCGCTTTACGTATCGCTGATACAGGAATCCGTGAAGCAACAATCCTTGGACAGGGAATTGGTATGGCCATGAGAGGGCTGAGACCAATTGCAGAAATCCAGTATTTAGATTATGTTCTTTACTGTTTACAGGGGATGAGTGATGATCTGGCAACTGTGCATTACAGAACCAAAGGAGGACAAAAAGCTCCACTGATCATCAGAACAAGAGGACACAGGTTAGAAGGAATCTGGCACTCAGGTTCTCCAATGGCAGGTATTCTTAACCTTTCAAAAGGTATTTTGGTTCTGGTTCCTAGAAACCTTACAAAAGCTGCCGGATTCTACAATACAATGCTTCAGACAGACGAGCCTGCGATCATCGTAGAATGTCTGAACGGTTACAGATTAAAAGAGAAACAGCCTGATAACTTAGGAGAATTCACTGTTCCAGTAGGAAAAATTGAAGTAACCAAAGAAGGAAAAGATGTTACTTTGGTAACGTACGGTTCTACCTGGAGAATTGTAACAGAAGCAGCTAATGAATTGGAAAAATTAGGGATTTCTGCAGAAGTAATTGATATTCAGTCATTAATTCCTTTCGATTTATCTCACGAAATTGCTGAAAGTGTTAAGAAAACCAACAGATTAGTCGTGATTGACGAAGATGTGGAAGGAGGAACTACAGGATTCATCTTACAGCAGATCCTTGAAAAGCAAAAAGCATTCAGATACCTGGATTCAGATCCGTTGACGATCTCTGCCAATGATCACAGACCTGCTTATGCAAGTGATGGTGACTATTTCAGCAAGCCGTCTACAGACGATATGGTAGAGAAAATCTACGCTATGTTTAATGAAACAAATCCTCAGAAATATCCGGCGATATTCTAA
- a CDS encoding RNA polymerase sigma factor, which translates to MEQELLLECQRSNRNAQRKVYEKMAGRLYAVCRRYLKNDEDIEEVMADTFYKIFTKITQLQNADTFEAWARKIAVNECLQKLRTHKGLFISLEENFIDHSEGTTDNLSLEKDILSLLNFLPEGCRAIFNLFAIEGYPHKEIAAMLSISEGTSKSQLNFARKKLQELLGNQNI; encoded by the coding sequence ATGGAACAAGAATTATTATTGGAATGCCAGCGTAGCAACCGTAATGCTCAGCGGAAAGTTTACGAGAAAATGGCGGGCAGGCTTTACGCAGTCTGCAGACGCTATCTGAAAAACGATGAAGATATAGAGGAAGTAATGGCCGATACCTTCTACAAAATCTTCACGAAAATTACCCAGCTTCAGAATGCTGATACTTTTGAAGCCTGGGCAAGAAAAATTGCGGTAAACGAATGTCTGCAGAAATTAAGAACCCACAAAGGATTGTTTATTTCTCTGGAAGAAAACTTCATTGACCATTCTGAAGGAACTACAGACAACCTTTCTCTGGAAAAAGATATTCTGAGTTTACTGAATTTTCTACCGGAAGGCTGTAGAGCCATCTTTAATCTTTTCGCTATTGAAGGCTATCCTCATAAGGAAATAGCAGCCATGCTTTCCATCAGTGAAGGAACTTCAAAATCCCAGCTCAATTTTGCAAGAAAAAAGCTGCAGGAACTTTTAGGGAATCAAAACATATAA